The Sulfurimonas lithotrophica genome includes a region encoding these proteins:
- the pstC gene encoding phosphate ABC transporter permease subunit PstC, with product MSLIIDKFFANSTKLIAVGILLLVASIFAILFEHSLTSIQAFGVSFVTETKWAPNLEKFGALPAIYGSVLSTFLAMILAVPVAIGVAIFLSELAPAKLKSPVGVSIELLAAIPSVIYGMWGLFYFVPIVRDAVGGIGISMLTAGIVLSIMILPFMAAVTRDAMNTTPDILKESAYALGGTKWDVIKDIVIPYAKAGIIGSFILALGRAIGETMAVTFVMGNVHKVSTDLTQPATSIPVTLANEFTEADTDLYYSSLFELSLLLLVISFTIIFVAKFYFLRRKKAV from the coding sequence TTGAGTTTAATAATTGATAAATTTTTTGCAAACTCTACAAAACTTATAGCAGTGGGGATACTGCTTTTAGTAGCTAGTATATTTGCTATTTTATTTGAACACTCCCTGACATCAATACAAGCTTTTGGAGTCAGTTTTGTCACAGAAACAAAATGGGCTCCGAATTTAGAAAAGTTTGGAGCATTGCCTGCTATATACGGTTCTGTTTTATCAACTTTTTTAGCGATGATTTTAGCAGTCCCGGTAGCTATAGGTGTAGCTATATTTTTAAGTGAATTAGCCCCTGCAAAACTTAAATCACCGGTTGGCGTATCTATAGAACTTTTAGCTGCAATTCCATCAGTTATATACGGTATGTGGGGTCTTTTTTACTTCGTACCTATAGTTCGCGATGCCGTAGGCGGTATAGGTATATCGATGCTGACTGCGGGGATTGTTTTAAGTATTATGATTTTACCGTTTATGGCAGCCGTTACACGTGATGCTATGAACACGACACCCGATATCTTAAAAGAATCGGCTTATGCACTTGGCGGAACAAAATGGGATGTTATCAAGGATATTGTAATCCCTTACGCAAAAGCGGGAATAATAGGTTCTTTTATTTTAGCGCTCGGTCGTGCGATAGGCGAGACTATGGCTGTTACTTTTGTAATGGGTAATGTCCATAAAGTCTCTACAGATTTAACTCAACCTGCAACTTCTATACCTGTTACATTGGCAAATGAATTTACGGAGGCTGATACTGATTTATACTATTCATCATTATTTGAATTATCTTTATTGCTTTTAGTGATCAGTTTTACGATTATCTTTGTTGCAAAATTCTATTTTCTAAGAAGAAAGAAGGCGGTATAA
- the cas1 gene encoding type II CRISPR-associated endonuclease Cas1: MFKHIFIKNRSHLYYKNNSLGIKNDDFDTTISLDDIDMLIVENQQTTITSSLLSHLAQKNICTVFVDEKYMPSSINIPLYKNSRVSLVQKAQQKVSKPKHNQLWKQIIFAKIKHQSFVLEKYKKSKAIDGLWHKVTSADKTNIEALAANIYFPELFGKEFTRRDDSVINAALNYGYSIIRSSIARYIIAYGINPTNGIFHSSQLNNFNLADDFIEVFRPVVDEFVHCNIKSKSFGWEEKKKFSVLLYEYELFNIEEERKISLDNAIKTVVASYQSFCLGKRENINIAKMI; this comes from the coding sequence ATGTTTAAACATATATTCATCAAAAACAGATCTCACCTCTACTATAAAAATAATTCACTTGGCATAAAAAATGATGATTTTGACACTACTATATCTTTAGATGATATAGATATGCTTATAGTTGAAAACCAACAAACTACGATTACATCGTCGTTACTTTCACATCTAGCACAAAAAAATATCTGTACCGTTTTTGTAGACGAAAAATATATGCCTTCATCTATCAATATCCCGCTTTATAAAAATAGTAGAGTTTCACTCGTACAAAAGGCACAGCAAAAAGTTTCCAAACCAAAGCACAACCAGTTGTGGAAACAGATAATCTTTGCAAAAATAAAGCATCAGTCTTTTGTCTTGGAAAAATATAAAAAGAGTAAAGCGATAGATGGACTGTGGCATAAAGTAACCTCTGCCGATAAAACAAATATAGAAGCACTTGCCGCAAATATATACTTTCCAGAACTCTTTGGTAAAGAGTTCACAAGAAGAGATGACAGCGTTATAAATGCTGCACTTAATTACGGTTATAGCATTATAAGAAGTTCAATAGCCCGTTATATAATTGCTTACGGAATAAATCCGACAAATGGTATATTTCATTCAAGCCAGTTAAACAATTTTAATTTGGCAGATGATTTTATAGAAGTATTTCGTCCTGTTGTGGATGAGTTTGTACATTGTAATATTAAAAGTAAAAGTTTTGGATGGGAAGAAAAAAAGAAGTTTTCTGTACTACTTTATGAGTATGAATTGTTTAATATAGAAGAGGAACGTAAAATCTCTCTTGATAATGCAATAAAAACAGTTGTCGCCTCTTATCAGTCTTTTTGTCTGGGTAAAAGAGAAAACATAAATATAGCAAAAATGATATGA
- the pstB gene encoding phosphate ABC transporter ATP-binding protein PstB — MASIVDINGEIALDVKDFDFTYASAEEASIKKVSMPIAKNSITALIGPSGCGKTTLLRSFNRMHDLYPGNKYDGEVMFKGRNILSAKEDLINLRIQIGMIFQKPTAFPMSIFDNVAYGMRLQGIKNKTELQDRVEKALKDAAIFKEVKDRLKHDANGLSGGQQQRLCIARAIAVEPEVLLFDEPTSALDPISTAGIEELVVSLKDRVSIVIVTHNMQQAARVSDYTGFMYLGELIELGKTEELFVTPREKLTQDYITGKFG; from the coding sequence ATGGCAAGTATTGTTGATATAAACGGTGAAATAGCACTAGATGTAAAAGATTTTGATTTTACATATGCCTCTGCGGAGGAAGCTAGTATAAAAAAAGTGAGTATGCCTATTGCAAAAAACTCTATTACGGCATTAATCGGACCTTCCGGATGCGGTAAGACTACACTTTTAAGAAGCTTTAACCGTATGCACGATTTATATCCCGGTAATAAATACGACGGTGAAGTTATGTTTAAAGGCAGAAACATTTTAAGTGCAAAAGAAGATTTGATAAATCTTCGCATCCAAATAGGTATGATATTTCAAAAGCCTACAGCTTTTCCTATGAGTATATTTGACAATGTAGCATACGGAATGAGACTTCAAGGTATAAAAAACAAAACTGAACTGCAAGACAGAGTCGAAAAAGCACTTAAAGATGCAGCTATCTTTAAAGAGGTTAAAGACAGACTAAAACACGATGCAAACGGTCTCTCAGGAGGTCAACAACAACGTCTCTGTATAGCTCGTGCCATTGCGGTTGAGCCTGAAGTGCTACTTTTTGACGAACCGACATCTGCACTTGACCCGATCTCTACGGCGGGTATAGAAGAGTTGGTAGTAAGTTTAAAAGACAGAGTTAGTATAGTTATAGTTACGCACAATATGCAGCAAGCTGCACGTGTAAGTGATTATACAGGTTTCATGTATCTAGGTGAGTTAATAGAACTCGGCAAAACTGAGGAGCTTTTTGTAACGCCGCGCGAAAAGTTAACGCAAGATTATATTACAGGCAAATTTGGTTAA
- a CDS encoding phosphate signaling complex PhoU family protein, which translates to MRSKYEIKITDIREKIAKLLENITQANKIAYDAYKDNDTIKFQEVQDKLNNLGFNADMIDNEIIKAFALFGPEADELRSLIAYLKMTNEIVRIGMGIKKYARRMKEHIDSECDLEPLNPTILPLHKSTIASLELICECFVNFDECNIEDNYRKVMVEESKNDDLFSILEKDIMTNIIDEKELAIEYVKVLGSLRKLERSCDRTVNIANLMLYAKNGGEIHLHQ; encoded by the coding sequence ATGAGAAGTAAATACGAAATAAAAATAACTGATATAAGAGAAAAAATAGCAAAACTCTTAGAAAATATTACACAAGCAAATAAGATAGCTTATGATGCTTACAAAGACAACGATACGATTAAGTTTCAAGAGGTACAAGACAAACTGAACAATCTTGGATTTAATGCTGATATGATTGACAATGAAATTATAAAAGCATTCGCTCTATTTGGTCCTGAAGCAGATGAGCTTCGCTCTTTAATAGCATATTTAAAAATGACTAACGAGATAGTCCGCATAGGTATGGGTATAAAAAAATATGCACGCAGAATGAAAGAACATATAGACAGCGAGTGTGACTTAGAACCTCTAAACCCTACTATATTGCCTCTTCATAAAAGTACTATTGCTTCTTTGGAGTTGATATGTGAATGTTTTGTGAACTTTGATGAGTGTAATATTGAAGACAACTATAGAAAAGTTATGGTTGAAGAGAGTAAAAACGATGATCTGTTCTCTATTTTAGAAAAAGATATTATGACCAATATTATAGATGAAAAAGAGTTAGCTATAGAGTATGTAAAAGTTCTTGGAAGTCTTAGAAAACTTGAGCGTTCATGTGACAGAACGGTAAATATAGCAAACCTAATGTTGTATGCAAAAAATGGCGGGGAAATTCACTTGCATCAATAA
- a CDS encoding alcohol dehydrogenase catalytic domain-containing protein, whose product MQTSQNPSRRDFIKTSAAIGAGLILWSPVLATDKGDKMNAITTKGYAAFDESGVLKPWTFTRRPVGDNDVLIDIKFASICHSDIHQEKGHWGKQQYPQVPGHEIAGVVTAVGKNVTKFKVGDRAGVGCMVDGCTTCENEEQYQSDTLFTYGYPDKREPTRISQGGYSKQIVVRDHYVVHIPDSLSFENAAPLLCAGITTYSPIMRADFKKGDKVAVAGIGGLGHMAVKFALSRGAEVYAFTTSADKVEDIKAFGVKEVIVVDDTKKLYEYAGQMDYMICTIPYQFDVAAYASVVKPYGFFTQVGMPEAFEITLNNLGLSFSRVNFNASLIGGMKETQEVVDYCAENKIYPQIEIIDAKDITDAWKKVENKQARFRYVIDTATI is encoded by the coding sequence ATGCAAACATCGCAAAATCCGTCTCGAAGAGATTTTATTAAAACCTCGGCAGCAATCGGTGCGGGACTCATACTTTGGAGTCCTGTTCTAGCAACAGACAAAGGAGATAAAATGAACGCTATAACAACAAAAGGATACGCGGCATTTGATGAGTCGGGTGTTTTAAAACCTTGGACTTTTACCAGACGCCCTGTAGGTGATAACGATGTACTTATCGATATAAAATTTGCAAGCATCTGCCACTCTGATATACACCAAGAAAAAGGTCACTGGGGTAAACAACAATACCCTCAAGTTCCTGGTCACGAGATAGCAGGTGTCGTAACTGCAGTCGGTAAAAACGTGACTAAGTTCAAAGTTGGAGACCGTGCAGGTGTGGGTTGTATGGTTGATGGATGCACTACTTGTGAAAATGAGGAACAGTACCAGAGCGATACACTATTTACATACGGTTATCCAGATAAAAGAGAACCTACGAGGATATCTCAAGGCGGATACTCAAAACAGATAGTCGTAAGAGACCACTATGTTGTTCACATTCCGGATAGTCTTAGTTTTGAAAATGCCGCACCGCTTTTATGTGCAGGGATTACGACTTACTCACCTATTATGAGAGCAGACTTTAAAAAAGGCGATAAAGTAGCAGTAGCGGGAATCGGAGGCTTAGGGCATATGGCTGTAAAATTTGCGCTAAGTAGAGGTGCCGAGGTTTATGCTTTTACTACAAGTGCCGACAAAGTAGAAGATATCAAAGCTTTTGGTGTAAAAGAGGTAATCGTCGTAGATGATACTAAAAAACTTTACGAATACGCAGGACAAATGGATTATATGATTTGTACAATCCCTTATCAGTTTGATGTCGCAGCTTATGCATCTGTAGTTAAACCTTATGGATTTTTCACTCAGGTGGGGATGCCAGAAGCTTTTGAAATCACACTAAACAATCTTGGTCTTTCTTTCTCAAGGGTTAATTTTAATGCTTCTCTTATCGGAGGGATGAAAGAGACTCAGGAAGTAGTAGATTATTGTGCGGAAAATAAAATATATCCGCAAATAGAGATAATAGATGCTAAAGATATTACTGATGCATGGAAGAAAGTTGAAAACAAACAAGCAAGGTTCAGATACGTAATCGATACGGCTACAATTTAA
- the cas2 gene encoding CRISPR-associated endonuclease Cas2, translating into MSRFRRMVLFAMFDMPTETKGDLKRYRQFRKDLLSYGFIMFQYSVYVRFCDSLYMAEKYEAKIEEVAPEKSSIRVLRVTENQYKNMIIVENYREKPEEKVEEMTQLVMVF; encoded by the coding sequence ATGAGTAGATTTAGACGTATGGTTTTATTTGCAATGTTTGATATGCCTACAGAGACAAAGGGTGATCTAAAAAGATATAGACAATTTAGAAAAGACTTGCTTTCATATGGCTTTATAATGTTTCAGTACTCTGTATATGTCCGATTTTGTGACAGTTTGTATATGGCAGAAAAATATGAAGCAAAAATTGAAGAGGTTGCACCTGAAAAAAGTTCTATTCGAGTACTTCGAGTTACAGAAAATCAATACAAAAATATGATAATTGTTGAAAACTATCGAGAAAAACCAGAGGAAAAAGTAGAAGAGATGACACAACTTGTTATGGTTTTTTAG
- the pstA gene encoding phosphate ABC transporter permease PstA, translating to MTQTQKRILTNKIVMSLSTLSALIGMGFLFWILYVLVFNGVDALSSTIFTSEGAPPGYEQSGLKHALIGQLYIVGYATIFGVPLGILAGTYLSEYGGRAKLAEIIRDISDIMMSAPSIVIGAFVYAIVVAPMGHFSGWAGSVALTIIMIPIILRTTDDMLQLVPSTLREAAFALGAPKYKVIIQVVYRGAKAGILTGILLGVARVAGETAPLLFTSFNDNFLNTDMMEPMASLTVTMYNYATSPYEDWQRLGWAAAFILSMFILGLNIIGRLFIMKKKS from the coding sequence ATGACACAGACTCAAAAAAGAATATTAACAAATAAGATAGTTATGTCTCTCTCGACATTATCTGCACTTATTGGAATGGGTTTTTTATTTTGGATTCTTTATGTACTTGTTTTTAACGGTGTAGATGCACTAAGTTCTACTATATTTACAAGCGAAGGTGCACCTCCGGGATATGAACAAAGCGGATTAAAACACGCCCTTATCGGTCAGCTGTATATTGTAGGATATGCAACCATATTTGGTGTCCCTCTTGGAATACTAGCCGGAACTTATCTTAGTGAGTACGGCGGACGTGCAAAACTGGCAGAGATTATTCGTGATATATCGGATATTATGATGAGTGCTCCGAGTATCGTAATCGGTGCATTCGTATATGCTATTGTCGTTGCACCTATGGGTCACTTTAGCGGTTGGGCAGGAAGTGTTGCTTTGACTATTATTATGATACCTATCATTTTGCGTACAACAGATGATATGCTACAACTTGTACCATCAACCTTACGTGAAGCAGCATTTGCACTCGGTGCTCCAAAATATAAAGTTATTATACAGGTAGTTTACCGCGGTGCAAAAGCGGGAATATTGACGGGTATTTTACTCGGTGTCGCTCGTGTAGCAGGTGAAACTGCACCACTTCTGTTTACATCGTTTAACGATAACTTTTTAAATACGGACATGATGGAGCCTATGGCATCACTAACAGTTACTATGTACAACTATGCAACTTCTCCATATGAAGACTGGCAGCGTCTTGGTTGGGCTGCGGCTTTTATACTTAGTATGTTTATTTTAGGTCTTAATATTATAGGAAGATTATTTATTATGAAGAAAAAGTCTTGA
- the pstS gene encoding phosphate ABC transporter substrate-binding protein PstS: MLKKILSTLLVAAVGVTPLLAADKINGAGASFPAPLYYGWAFDYRKDTKNRVNYQSIGSGGGIKQITKRVVDFGASDKPLNAKKLSKGKLLQFPAVIGSIVVAFNIDGIADATLKLKNDVVADIFAGRITKWNDAAIKADNPDINLPDAKIIVVHRSDGSGTTYNFTYYLSGSSKNWKENFGTGKAIDWATGIGGKGNEGVANLIKQTPNSIGYIENAYKEKNHLSAAVLKTASGKWVQATEANFKAAAKYASWTKKDHFYAMLALQPGDTSYPIVAATFILLPIEKPKMNKKVIKFYDYAFMNGDAQAKKLGYIALPDATKKMIREYWAENIK; the protein is encoded by the coding sequence ATGTTAAAAAAAATACTCTCAACATTACTTGTAGCGGCGGTCGGTGTAACTCCGTTATTAGCAGCAGATAAAATCAACGGTGCAGGTGCATCGTTTCCTGCACCTTTATATTACGGTTGGGCATTTGACTATAGAAAAGACACAAAAAATCGTGTAAATTACCAGTCTATAGGTTCAGGCGGCGGAATCAAGCAAATCACTAAACGTGTAGTTGATTTTGGAGCATCCGATAAACCGTTAAATGCTAAAAAACTATCTAAAGGTAAATTGTTACAATTCCCTGCAGTTATCGGCTCGATTGTAGTCGCATTTAATATAGACGGTATTGCGGATGCAACACTAAAGCTTAAAAATGATGTTGTAGCAGATATCTTTGCGGGTCGTATTACAAAATGGAACGATGCAGCTATTAAAGCCGATAATCCTGATATAAATCTTCCTGATGCAAAAATAATCGTTGTTCACCGTTCAGACGGAAGCGGTACTACTTATAACTTTACATACTACCTAAGCGGAAGCAGCAAAAACTGGAAAGAAAATTTTGGTACCGGTAAAGCTATTGACTGGGCTACTGGTATAGGCGGTAAAGGTAACGAGGGTGTTGCAAACTTAATCAAGCAAACTCCAAACTCTATAGGTTATATAGAAAATGCATATAAAGAGAAAAACCATTTAAGTGCAGCTGTACTTAAAACAGCTAGCGGTAAATGGGTTCAGGCAACGGAAGCTAATTTTAAAGCTGCCGCTAAATATGCAAGCTGGACTAAAAAAGATCATTTTTATGCGATGTTAGCACTTCAACCTGGTGATACTTCATATCCTATAGTTGCAGCTACATTTATATTGCTTCCGATTGAAAAACCTAAAATGAATAAAAAAGTTATAAAGTTTTATGACTATGCTTTTATGAACGGTGATGCTCAAGCTAAAAAACTTGGTTATATCGCACTTCCTGATGCTACGAAAAAAATGATTCGCGAGTATTGGGCTGAAAATATCAAATAG
- a CDS encoding cation:proton antiporter, whose translation MLEIIIFSILSATILNLFLKKFSIPTIIGYIATGTIIAYGYELHDAINSHELKEIAEFGVVFLMFTIGLEFSVRNLIKMKKEVFLYGALQVFITAAFFSFLAHNIFSIEAKSSIIIGAALALSSTAIVLKLLNENGDINKLYGRKVLGILLFQDIAVIPILLMITMFSVTDKSVSSLLIETLLNAVVLLMGLFLVGKYLIEPFFHQVSKTKSNEIFVGSVLLIVMGASYLAHAFGFSYSLGAFIAGMMIAETHYKHQVEADLVPFRDLLLGVFFVTVGMQLNFSIIFENIYTVLLILPVLILAKILIIYLLLRFATDSRVALKSAITLFQFGEFGLVIFELSFAKNLIDPVIGQVLVVMVVISMIMTPFVLKNISKIVDMFSYTPEESQEYTSPDNNEKLSNHIVLIGYGRLGKNISRLIEKKNMDYIAIENDILSVKEARKLNKPVIFGNAAQKNVLESVNIKDASAVVISIGNSEKLHQICQAVKDLRENKKTIVKVNKYEEQEALSSLNLSHIIVETEKTASAMFEEAIKL comes from the coding sequence ATGTTAGAGATAATAATATTTTCAATTTTAAGCGCAACAATTTTAAATTTATTTCTTAAAAAATTCTCAATCCCAACTATCATAGGCTATATCGCAACGGGTACGATTATAGCTTACGGGTATGAACTTCACGATGCAATAAATTCTCACGAACTAAAAGAAATAGCAGAGTTTGGTGTAGTATTTTTAATGTTTACTATCGGATTAGAATTTTCGGTACGAAATTTAATTAAAATGAAAAAAGAGGTTTTTTTATACGGAGCACTCCAGGTTTTCATAACAGCCGCATTTTTTTCATTTTTAGCACATAATATTTTTTCAATAGAGGCTAAGTCATCTATTATTATCGGAGCTGCTTTAGCTTTGTCCTCAACCGCCATAGTATTAAAGCTGCTTAATGAAAACGGTGATATAAATAAACTCTACGGTCGAAAAGTGCTTGGAATATTACTTTTTCAAGATATAGCGGTTATACCGATACTTTTAATGATAACCATGTTTAGCGTAACGGATAAATCAGTATCTTCGTTACTTATTGAGACTTTGCTCAATGCTGTTGTTTTACTTATGGGTTTATTTTTAGTCGGTAAGTATTTGATAGAACCGTTTTTTCATCAGGTAAGCAAAACAAAATCAAATGAGATATTTGTTGGGTCTGTTTTACTTATTGTTATGGGTGCATCGTATTTGGCTCATGCGTTTGGATTTTCATACTCATTAGGAGCTTTTATAGCAGGAATGATGATAGCTGAAACTCACTACAAGCATCAGGTAGAAGCCGACCTTGTACCATTTAGAGATCTTTTGCTGGGTGTCTTTTTTGTAACTGTGGGGATGCAGCTTAACTTTAGCATCATATTTGAAAACATATATACTGTTTTATTGATATTGCCTGTACTTATTTTGGCAAAAATACTAATTATATATTTATTGCTTAGATTTGCTACGGATTCAAGAGTTGCACTAAAGAGTGCTATTACCCTTTTTCAGTTTGGAGAGTTCGGTTTGGTTATATTTGAACTCTCTTTTGCAAAGAACTTGATTGATCCAGTTATCGGTCAAGTACTTGTAGTTATGGTAGTTATCAGTATGATTATGACGCCTTTTGTTTTGAAAAATATATCTAAAATAGTTGATATGTTTAGTTACACTCCTGAAGAATCCCAAGAATATACATCTCCCGATAACAATGAAAAACTAAGTAACCATATCGTGCTGATAGGTTACGGCAGACTTGGTAAAAATATATCAAGGTTAATAGAGAAAAAAAATATGGATTATATTGCCATAGAGAATGATATTTTAAGCGTAAAAGAGGCTAGAAAGTTAAACAAGCCTGTTATATTTGGAAACGCTGCACAAAAAAACGTACTCGAATCCGTAAATATCAAAGATGCATCAGCGGTAGTTATATCTATAGGAAACTCCGAAAAACTTCATCAGATATGTCAGGCGGTAAAAGATTTGAGAGAAAATAAAAAGACAATAGTTAAAGTAAATAAATATGAAGAACAAGAAGCACTTTCAAGTTTAAACCTCTCACATATAATTGTAGAGACGGAAAAAACTGCAAGTGCTATGTTTGAAGAGGCTATTAAATTGTAG